Genomic window (Rhodohalobacter sp. SW132):
TGCCGGCAGCCTTGCTTTTTTATTGTGGCTTTCGTTCGCCTATCCTTCGGAAACGGTGTATCGGACGTATGACATACCCATTGAGTACAGCAATCTTGAATCCTCCGATTATGCGCTCCAGGATACGGTACCTCTTCAGGCCCGGGTAACCCTCACCGGATCTGAACAGGCCTTTCGCAACTTCGATCCCTCAGAAGTACTTATTTCATTTGATTTGACATCTGAGGACACTGATGATCTTACACTCGATATTGACAACGACAATCTTAATCTGCCGTCGGACCTGAACTTATATGCAGTGGATCCAGCAACACTAAATCTAAGAAAACGACACTTTGTTGCTACTGAACTCCCGGTGAAAGTACCTACAACAGGCACGATTGCCGATGGGTTTGAAGTTGAATCAATCGATCCCTTTCCCACATTCGTAACCGTCTTGGTTGATACCGCTGCCGCTTCAATCGACTCGGTTTTAACCGAACCTGTGGATCTTAATGAAATTCAGGAACAGGCCATACAACAAATACCGCTCCAGCTGGATGGTAACACCTCTCGCCTGCCTGAAAACAGCTCCCCTGTTATCAACGTAACTATAAACGTGCGTAAGACTCAATCATAATCAACGTGAGTTTCAGGCTCTTTTTTAAAATCTTTTCCCTTTTCTGTTAGCCGGTATTTTTGATGTTTGCTTTTGGGTTTATCCGGGATGGTGTATTCAATCAAATTCGCTTCAGATGCCGGGTACAGTGTAGATGTGAGATGAGAGATATAAGATTTGAGGCTGCTCAACTACTATTTTCAGCTTCAAAGGGAGGGAAATCTTGCCTGAAAATATTCGAGATTCTGCCAAAAACAATTCTAATTTTTTTTAAGTCTAACAGATTTTATTGCTGAATGACTTATTCGCAGGTATCTCAATCTGCAATAAGTTTATAGTATAAATCATCGTTTGATGTCTCTTGCAATTTTGTAAATGGAAGGAACTGTCCTAAGACAAATCCTACCCTTTAATACAATATTTACAAAATGTTTCTCTTTAGCCTTACCTGAAGTATCTCCTGAATCTTCACTTTTTATCGCCTTTCTATTCTAATTTTACCCAAAAAAATACCTGCTGCAAATAGGTCTCTTCATCGATTACTTTGCGCAGATCAAAGGACCGAGATTATAAAACATTCAATATTCAAACGAAAAAATCTTTAGAAATTTCGTTGTACTGACGATAAGATGGTTTAGTAATATTTAGCTCTCAGCCGTGATTTAAGCAGTCAATACCAACATACCAAAATTTACTTACCAAGAGAGTTCACAATGGTTTATTCTGTCCTCGTTAATATTTAGAAATAATGAAAAAACTGCTTTCTCTAACGACATTATTGGTATTTATCTGCACCATTCATGTGCAAATGGCATCTGCTCAATCGGAAGGGATTGTGCCCGACAGACCGGGATATTCTACAGGCACTTTTACGGTTCCTGTGGGGCAATTTTATGTCGAATCGGGGTATCAATTCTCATTCAGAAATTCACCTGATCTCAGAACAAGTAACATTCCGGCACTAACGGTGCGTACGGGTCTTTCGGCTAAATCTGAACTTTTTCTGGAGTGGGATGGTGTGGAATTGAACCATTCTGCGAATGAGTCTGATTCCGAACTTCCTTTATTTGGTGCGAAATTCAGGTTAAAACAGTCAGACTTTTATGAGTTCACACTTATAGGGGGCATTTCAGGTAGCAAAAACGGTGAATCATTCGTTGTTGATCCCCTCCTTGGCCTGATGTGGGAAACAGAATTGAGTGACGGGATTGAACATTTCGGCGGTATTCAGATCGAATCGGAGACGGATGGCACAGAGAGAGAATGGCTTCCAGCTTTCGCTGCGGGCCTTGAGTTTGAATTATCCGGCCGATTTAACAGCTTTGTTGAATACTACACGATCTACTCAGGAACTGAAAATGAGCTTTATCACGCTACAGAACTGGGATTGCTCTACTACCCTGTTCCAAATATACAGATCGATTTTTATGGCGGAATTGGGTTCAGCAATGAAATCCCCCACTACGTAGGAACAGGGATTTCATTTTTGTTTAACTAATGATGAACCCCCCATTCGGGTACAATACATATCGATTAAAACTTACCGTATTACGCTTCGCTCACATCTTTTCTTTCGTAGATTTTTTTGGTGATCAACCCGCCCGCAATGGTGAAAAGAATAAGCACGATGTACCCTGTCAGCAGTATGGCATAGCTGAAATTTTCCAGCGGTGTAATCATCGCGAGAATAAACACAGTAAACCAGGAGGTCATGGATACTGCTCCGGCTATAAATGCAGCCCGTATGAGGCCGGTATTCTGCTGATGCTTTTCTTCCCGAAATGAAATCTGTTCCATTTTTGGCACCACAAATAGGTTGAGCAGCACGCCATTTAATGTCACGATGAATACCGCAGTCATTTTCATAAGGAATCGCGGATTTTCGAGATAGGTTTCCGGATCTGTGAGAATCAGAGCCACTCCGCTCACGATGAGTAAGATCAGCCCGAGGATGATCATCTGTGATATCAGGTGCATAATTACGGCTTCACGGGATGATATTTTCAGATTGTTTAAAAAATGAAAAATCATCAGGTCCAGAATTATGGCGCCGCCAAGGCCCAGAACCAGGCCAAGCAGATGAACCGTTAATGTATAGATTTGCGCATTTTCGAGAAGACCAGGATCTGTTATACCGGGTCGATTCCATATCAATATGGTTAGGATAGCGGAGATTATGAGCAGAGCAAGAACCCGCCACCGGAAGTTATTGGAAATGCCTGCTACAAGAATCTGCTTAAATAGCAGCAGAAGCATCACTGTTGCTGAGAGGATCAGCAAAGCAAGCTCCAGGCCGGGCAATGTTGCACCTGTGACCATCAAACCAGCATAGCTTAAAAAGTGAATTACAAAACCGGCCATAACAATTCTCTCAATCGGTACTTCCAGAAATAATTCACTCTTGATATGCGCTACAGGGTGATGAGCCTCAGTTTCTTCATCAAATGGACCTTCATCTTTAATGCGGGTCCGTGTTTTGTAAAGTGTAAATGCAATTCCGCCGAGTGAAATAAGTAAGATGTAGATCATAATCTATTGAATAGATTCCGGTTGGCACGTTCGGTCATATAGATTCAATTCAATTCATTTAATAACGTCAGCATATTTTACAGGTTACGATGGGTAGTATTAACCCGAAAGTACTACTATTGATCCGTGATCAAAATTTCATCACGCCGGAGGTTGTGAAGACCGCTACCGGTATGATATAATCTAACGTGTTAAGAGTACCTTCTCAAAATCTTTGAACTGTTGATTTTATGCCATCTCTTAAAGATTTCCACCAATAATTGAACATCGAGCGATCTTCTTCCCGGTCAAAGTCTATTTCCCCGATTCGGGGTTCATCTCCATCGTTTGATGAGCGGATTGCGACAAGGTTGGCCACAAAACTCATAATATTGTCACTGGTCGACTCTTCAAGTGTCTCTTCATCGAGTATCTTAATGGATAAGTCCTGATATATCGCCTCGATCTCCCCTGTGGATTTCTCGTCATCTGCCGTAAATTCAAACTCAAGCGAACTGAGCTGCCCGTCGTCGATCCGGACAAATGCCAGGGGTTCCAGTACCGGGTTTAACTCTTTCAGATCAATCTGCTCAAGTTTTCCCCTGATATTCTGTCTGCCGTTGTTTGCAAGAAAAAACTCAAAATCTACCGTTAATGTTGATATACCCAGGAATTCGGATCTGGCAGATGCCTGTATGGTTTGTTCCGGGTTTCTGTTCTGAATCCCGGCAAACTCAATATCCACGTCTTCAAATCGTATTTCGCCAAACGAATCCTGACCTTCCTCCATCTCCCGGTAAAGAATCATCCCCCCTTTCCAGTTAATTGAGTCCAGAGACACGGCAAACGGAAAATCTGCAAACTGTACGTTCAGCAGCGGATCTACAGTACGCGGTTTATCGGGGAAATTTTTATCGCGGGAAATATCCAGGATAAGGTTTTCAACATCTAAAACGTCTGCGATCAGCTCGTTACTGTCCAGCCATTCAGCTGCCCGGAAACCGCGAAGCTGAATGTTGTCGGCACGAATGTCAAAATGATCGGTTTCGTGTCCCAGCCGTTCCGGGAGTTCATGTGGAGAATATTCGGGAATTACTGCGAAGCTGTTTACTGTGAAATTGCCCGGATTCAGATCAAAATGCGGGTTTTCTGCCTCCACACGGTAATGGCCATCCGAAAGCCGGTGCACGATTTTACGGGCGCTGATCTCTGCACTTCCAATTAACTGGTTCAGTTGGTGAGTTTCAGCCGAGAGATCGAGTGAGGAGAGCTGCAGGTTCAAACTGTCAACGGTTGTGTGCGCTTCACTTTCTCCTCCGCGGTAAATATTAATGTTGGTATTTTCGATTGTAATCGATCTGATTTTCAGGTCCTCATCTGCATCATCATTCGTATCGCCAAAAAGACCCGCCATTTTATCCGGCACAATATGGAGGTCAGCACCGGAAATCACCAGTGAGCGTAGTGAAATATCGTCACTGCCCAGGAGTGCACCAACCGGAATTCCGGTGACACGCACCCTCTCGATGTTAGAGCGCAGATTTTCGGCATCTTCCCCTGTTCTCTGCAGTGGAATAATTTCGATATCGCTGAGCGTAACCGACAGCGGGAAGTACCCGATAGATAAATCCCCGATTA
Coding sequences:
- a CDS encoding DUF748 domain-containing protein → MREEKKNTFSKSQKRWGIAIISLLVVLVAATTWVAFYAEPMLKERVEEEADQFLGSDIDILIGDLSIGYFPLSVTLSDIEIIPLQRTGEDAENLRSNIERVRVTGIPVGALLGSDDISLRSLVISGADLHIVPDKMAGLFGDTNDDADEDLKIRSITIENTNINIYRGGESEAHTTVDSLNLQLSSLDLSAETHQLNQLIGSAEISARKIVHRLSDGHYRVEAENPHFDLNPGNFTVNSFAVIPEYSPHELPERLGHETDHFDIRADNIQLRGFRAAEWLDSNELIADVLDVENLILDISRDKNFPDKPRTVDPLLNVQFADFPFAVSLDSINWKGGMILYREMEEGQDSFGEIRFEDVDIEFAGIQNRNPEQTIQASARSEFLGISTLTVDFEFFLANNGRQNIRGKLEQIDLKELNPVLEPLAFVRIDDGQLSSLEFEFTADDEKSTGEIEAIYQDLSIKILDEETLEESTSDNIMSFVANLVAIRSSNDGDEPRIGEIDFDREEDRSMFNYWWKSLRDGIKSTVQRF
- a CDS encoding Fic family protein, with the protein product MSSLKSYISHLTSTLYPASEANLIEYTIPDKPKSKHQKYRLTEKGKDFKKEPETHVDYD